The following is a genomic window from Oncorhynchus masou masou isolate Uvic2021 chromosome 6, UVic_Omas_1.1, whole genome shotgun sequence.
caaataaaatttgtttTCATTTGAAacgcacctccaggctgtgtaagtgctatttgaccaagaaggagagtgatgagtgctgcctcagaagacctggcctccataatcacctgacctcaaccgaattgagatggtttgcgatgagttggactgcagagtgaaggcaaagcagccaacaagtgctcatcatatgtgggaactccttcaagactgttggaaaaacattccttaagaagctagttgagagaatgccaagagtgtgcaaagctgtcatcaaggcaaagggggactactttgaagaatctcaaatataaaatatatttagaaaatataaatatattttttggttactacgatTCCATattttgatgtgttcactattatactacaatgtaaaaacaaagaaaatctAATGTATCTACTTAACTTAAATTATAAAAAAACGGCAGCTAAAAACAGAGTGGGTATATAACTTCGGAATACAAGTGTGGTGTCACTCACTGTTCTAGGAGGTTCCGGAACAGTGCCAAGGCCCGCCCCTCCAGGAAGCCTTTATGCTGTTTGATTGGGTCGTTGTCATATGTGTACTTCTGCTCTAGTTCCTGGAGCTCTTTCAGCTGCTGCCTCACCTGCTGCAGGCTTTCTGCCACCGCTGTGAACCTACAGGGGAAGAAGAAGATAAAGCAGAATAAGAACAATACTTTATTTTGTTGGGTTCCTAAATTCATCTTTTTGCTTGATCAGACAAGAGATGCCCAAAAGAATGAACTAGTCTCCTCACCAGTTCTGCAGTTGGTCCAGACATGCGTTGGGTGGTCCTCCAATACAGGAGCTCTGCTGCCTCTTCTTCCACTCAGGCAGCTCCTCTGAGATCAAGTGTGACTGGACCGCCTCGGCCATGTTGAGCACCTCCGCCAACTGGCCAACCACTTCCTGTGGAGGCAGACAACAACATACGTATAGTTATTATTTACTCTATAACCGTCATCTACTCTTCAATATGAGCATGCTGGTTATAACTAGGTAATACACTCTTAGTCATTCAGACAGACTATGATACATGGTATTCTTAGCAGTGCTTGATGCATGATTATTCATGCTTTTTGTCATTGCATTTTTTAAATCACAGCACGTCATGGTAAAATGTAACCTCATCATGACCCCTCTTACCACTCTCTTGAACTTCAGCTTGAAACACATCTCTACAATCTGCAGCTTCTCGTGTTCCAGCTGCTTGGGTGTCAGCCAGTTCATTTCATGTTCTAAAATGGGAGAAGAAAAAACATTCACTTACTGACTAAACCTGAAACACAGACCTGTAAATAAATGATCTATTACAGATTGAGAATAAAACACCTCACCTCTGTTCTTAAGAGTATTTTCCTTAAAGTCATGCTCGTCTTGAAGGTATTCCAGAGACTTTATATTCTGATCCGCTTCCTGGCAAGTGAGATAAACACGTTGGATCAGATAGATGGCAACCCTGACATGTATGAACATGTACTGCAAATCACTGATGGAACTGTTCCACCAGGAAACAACCAACATCTAGTATATGATGGAAATGATAACTCACCTGAACCTTGTTTTTCATgtctttgactttgttgtccaggTTTTGCTTCTCCAGAACCATGGTggtctgtgtgttttctctgtcaGTCTGAAGAGGAAAATACTGTTCATTTAACTGCACAGTTAAAGCATGTAAACACTCCAATATAGAGTTATGTATTATCTACAATATCTGACagcacagacagagaaagacgtGTGGTGATTTTATTAATTACAATGTATGTCAATACAGTTCATGCAGAGCACCTCTATGCTTTTGGCAGCAGCCAGAATCCTCCGCTCCTCCTTCAGGTTTCTGGAGATGATCATGGCCATGTGAACGGGGTCCTTCTGAAAGCGGTCCTGTAGAAGTGGGTACTTTTTTACTACAAACTCAAAAAACATTTACTGACACTGGGGTCATAAATTCCACATCAACAACTCATTCAAAATGTATATATGTCAGGAGTTAAAAGGGGAAATTAGCAACATAAATGTATAACTTTTAATTAATCATTCCTGTAACATACAAGCAATAAAGTATGGAAGGCCACTGGCAGTAAGGTCTGTCCTGAAAAGATGTAACTGAGATAATACTACACCTGGAGGTTTCCCTTGAACTTGCGGATGTTGTGTTGTCGCAGGAGGTCTTTCTCCAGGGCGAAGCGGCTGTGTTGGTCATCAAGACGGGCTAGGAGATCGTGGAAGCGGACAGTGGCCAGGGATTCGTCAACAGCCACAGTATCCCTATGGATTGGATCattgacatactgtatatcaatCTCAGAACAGCAACATTATCTCTACATAGATATGGATTCACAGGGGAATTAAGATTGGATGAACgagatgaaatacaataaaatacagATATAATTGAAAAGGGTAGAGTACAGGAGAATACCAGTCAAATAAATGGATATACAAAGATCTATTCTAACAGCAGCCTCCCTGCAGTCTTCATCCCTGCTTGCTTACCAGTCGATGCTCTCAATCCACTTGCTGAGGTACTGTCTGATGTCCATAGGGAAGGAGTCATCATAGAGCTGGTGGACCTGCTCCTGGTATTTAGACTCCAGTAGTTCCAGCTGGCACCACTGGGCCATCTAGAACAATGTGCAATAACAGTAAACTTATTACGAAAAAGTATGTCTATGATAGAAACAGGAACCTGACGACATCATGAATAATAATTCACCTTTATATGCCTGGCATGCATCAGCTTGTTGTCCTCCCTTCCCCATGACCTTAATCTCAACACAATGGTTCTGCCCCATTTCCaaacagtagctaggtttccatccaatttgtgACAGATTTTCATTTAAATACTCTATAATCTGCATAAAACAATATAGGCATTTCCTCTCAGGGGATGTGTTTCCAGCAAACTGTCTGTTTGCGGATAAAAGGCACAAAAATCCCTTTTGCTGTTAAATTCTCATGTACCGAATgaaaaatacaaattaaatggGGTTCCATCGCATTtccaactctactgatggttgtCACAAAACCTGTCGCGTTAGCTTTAAATTGCAAATGTGCCCACTGATCTTGGCACAAGCGTTCTTGCCAACAGCTCGCATATACAGTGCGGGTAGGTAACCAACATTATGAGATTGTTATGCGATATTgttttatttgtcaaacagcagccatggcatcgatcatcatgtcaccagaataagactctCGATATTCATTGGAAAGGAGCGTCAAGTTTATCACCTTACACAATAAGACCCTCATccgaatttatttattttgccaaATAAACTGTATgctttcccgagtcgtagtgggaggagcACACAACAAAtgtacttcgatatgatggtcaTTAACTATACCAATAGCCCATTTGCCCCTAAAGACGATTTCTCGCATAGTTAATTTGAATCACAAAAAAAGATCCCACTATGTCTAAAAAAACAAATTGTCTGTCGGCATTTATAAAATGTTAAAAGCATTTCATGTTTCCATGGCGCGGTCATTACTTGTTTCATGCGTCGGGTAATTAATATGCATAAAAGTTTCAAGTGAACTTCCTTCTCCATTTGTGGGATGTTGGTATAAAGGCTGTAACACCAACTGTTTAAAAAAATTGtttgccttacctttgatgagggAATAAATCACAGAGAACAGTCTTCTCTGTTAAAATGTACGGCCAGTAAGCTACACAAATCGCAAACAGTCTCGAAGGCAGTGAAATCTGAATGCGGAAATAAGTATTTCCTCAGGAATTCCGCAGGTGTTATGCAGTATCCCCATACTTGCCGGAACAAGTAAATGTCTGACTTGCTAAATTATTGAACAACGGCATGTGTTTAACTACGACTTCCGAGTTTCCACCTTCCGGCTAGCACTTGAACAGTTTTGCCACCGTTTTTATGCTAGTGCATCCATGCGTAGTAAACAATTATAATGACAATTATaatgacagctgtgatggaattTTCGGGACAATTTTATAAATCCCGACAGATAATTTTTTCTATCGCATGGTGGGATCTTTTGTGTCAGTAAAATTAATGATGCGATAAATGTCggtggaaacgcctttatgcgcaaatattgatatattaACCATCATATTAAAGTAAACTTGGAGACCGAGGTAAAGACATTTTCAGGTTGGATACTCGACAGATATTCATCTGTAACCTTCCTTACATCCACAAACAGCAGTTAGGGACCATCAACATAGTGACAAATCACCATTACTCCTAAAACGTTCAAAACTGGTTCTAGCTAACCCGATGGCATAGACACACATTGCACACATTCATTTTTTGTTGATATACATCTCGCACgagtttaaattatttatttaaatttttcttcaaaacgttctacttttaaactcggacaaaacagagatgcttgttctaggtcccaagaaacaaagagatcttctattgaatctgacaattaatcttgacggttgtacagtcgtctcaaataaaacaaataaatctCTCTTGACGaacattattatttgaccatgctggtcatttatgaacatttgaacatcttggccatgttctgttataatctccacccggcacagccagaagaggactggccacccctcatagcctggttcctctccaggtttcttcctaggttttggcctttctaaggagtttttcctagccaccgtgcttctacacctgcattgcttgccgtttggggatttaggctgggtttctgtacagcactttgagatatcagctgatgtacgaagggctatataaaatacatttgatttgattttgatttgatttttgaattTCAATATCACATTggtcatatgacctactgaactcaaacaaggttcagaatgtccactgactacacttttatattgcacaccctttagtttgttcATTTTCATCTCACACATTTAACATTAATTTTTCTAAATTTAAAATTTCAAtggctccttggtcatgtgacctagtgACTTCAatcaaggttcagaatgtccactcagtgggcctacacattgcacaccctttagtttgtccattacCATCTCTCATGATTTTACATTAATTTTTCCAAATGtaaaatttcaatagctccttgatCATGTGACTTACTgacctcaaacaaggttcagaatgtccactgactatACCTTCATATCACACACTGATGTTTGTCTACTTTCATATCATGCTATTAGACTTAAATCTGTAAGCTTTGCAGGCCTTCATTTCACATGGGTGttcatttttgttttttattaatacattttccaGCATCGCAATAGTTATCTTTCACATGGACACTGAAAAGATCCGCAAATGGCTGTATGTGGTATGGATCAAGGACAGGAGAGGTGTTCAAACAGAGGTGCTTAAAGGAATGCGCACAGGTAGGCCTCACGAAAAACAATGTTTCATGAGCTCTTTTTAATCACAGTAATAGGCAGGGATTTGTCAGTCAGAGTGAGCTTGATAAGGTGAAAGAATCCTTTTCATAGCATCActttcatatactgtacattaagaCTAATCCTTCTACGTTGAGTATTAGAACGCAGTTTCCATAACCTGATAATGACTTGATATTTGAGTGCATTCACAACAAGCCACCTGCAGACAACTTACAAGATGCAATAGCGCATTTGAGGGTTCGTTTTTCTGATGAAAATAGTTATTTCTAACTGGAAAAATACATTCCTAGGTCTTTTGTGAGTAAAATCCTTTTTCCAAAATTTTTCCAAAATTGATTTAGGtacatctacacttcggtccgcaggtagtataacttttcattacatttcattatagtacaacggtttgatttgtctaatcttagcaatttcttcttagctagctacatagccgtctttgtatcaaagataattgcgtaattatcgtatttcgtcgtcctaacgtagtctacactgctatctgcccagcagctagctaagcagctagctaacgtccaccgtccaccagcactgtagaaactattacactcaactgaacgactcgattagtgtagtgttagctagctacatagttgtctttgctgtcttcgtatccaagataattgtgtagtttagagtgtgtagacttagagtgattatcttaatttaccgaggttagctagccagctatttgtcgtccttaacgtaggagatactgctagctagctagccaacagctagccaacctctaccgaatagaacttcaactacccggtcaacattccgcttcgctccacaggtagtatcacattttcatttcacttcattacagtacaacggtttgatttgtttgatcgtagctagctagctacatagccgtctttgtatctaagacaattgtgtagtctagagcgattttctaggttagctagccagctattgtcgttcttttaacgtaacgtaacgcaatcaacactgctagctagccagctagcccccgaatcgCAGCACTGTAGagactattacactcgacggaacgacttgattagtgtagtgtcaacaacgcagccactgccagctagcctacaaagtcaacaacgcagccactgccagctagcctactccagcagtactgtatcatttcaatcattttagtcaataagattcttgctacgtaagcttaactttctgaacattcgagacgtgtagtccacttgtcattccaatctcctttgcattagcatagcctcttctgtagcctgtcaactatgtgtctatctatccctgttctctcctctctgcacagaccatacaaacgctccacaccgcgtggccgcggccaccctaatctggtggtcccagcgcgcacgacccacgtggagttccaggtctccggtagcctctggaactgccgatctgcggccaaaaaggcagagttcatctcagcctatgcctccctccagtccctcgacttcttggcactgacggaaacatggatcaccacagataacactgctactcctactgctctctcttcgtccgcccacgtgttctcgcacaccccgagagcttctggtcagcggggtggtggcaccgggatcctcatctctcccaagtggtcattctctctttctccccttacccatctgtctatcgcctcctttgaattccatgatgtcacagttaccagccctttcaagcttaacatccttatcatttatcgccctccaggttccctcggagagttcatcaatgagcttgatgccttgataagctcctttcctgaggacggctcacctctcacagtcctgggcgactttaacctccccacgtctacctttgactcattcctctctgcctccttctttccacacctctcctcttttgacctcaccctctcaccttccccctactcacaaggcaggcaatacgctcgacctcatctttactagatgctgttcttccactaacctcattgcaactcccctccaagtctccgaccactaccttgtatccttttccctctcgctctcatccaacacttcccacactgcccctactcggatggtatcgcgccgtcccaaccttcgctctctctcccccgctactctctcctcttccatcctatcatctcttccctctgctcataccttctccaacctatctcctgattctgcctcctcaaccctcctctcttccctttctgcatcctttgactctctatgtcccctatcctccaggccggctcggtcctcccctcccgctccgtggctcgacgactcattgcgagcgcacagaacagggctccgggcagccgagcggaaatggaggaaaactcgcctccctgcggacctggcatcctttcactccctcctctctacattttcctcctctgtctctgctgctaaagccactttctaccactctaaattccaagcatctgcctctaaccctaggaagctctttgccaccttctcctccctcctgaatcctcctccccctccctctctgcagatgacttcgtcaaccattttgaaaagaaggtcgacgacatccgatcctcgtttgctaagtcaaacgacaccgctggttctgctcacactgccctaccctgtgctctgacctctttctcccctctctctccagatgaaatctcgcttcttgtgacggccggccgcccaacaacctgcccgcttgaccctatcccctcctctcttctccagaccatttccggagaccttctcccttacctcacctcgctcatcaactcatccctgaccgctggctacgtcccttccgtcttcaagagagcgagagttgcaccccttctgaaaaaacctacactcgatccctccgatgtcaacaactacagaccagtatcccttctttcttttctctccaaaactcttgaacgtgccgtccttggccagctctcccgctatctctctcagaatgaccttcttgatccaaatcagtcaggtttcaagactagtcattcaactgagactgctcttctctgtatcacggaggcgctccgcactgctaaagctaactctctctcctctgctctcatccttctagacctatcggctgccttcgatactgtgaaccatcagatcctcctctccaccctctccgagttgggcatctccggcgcggcccacgcttggattgcgtcctacctgacaggtcgctcctaccaggtggcgtggcgagaatctgtctcctcgccacgcgctctcaccactggtgtcccccagggctctgttctaggccctctcctattctcgctatacaccaagtcacttggctctgtcataacctcacatggtctctcctatcattgctatgcagacgacacacaattaatcttctcctttcccccttctgatgaccaggtggcgaatcgcatctctgcatgtctggcagacatatcagtgtggatgacggatcaccacctcaagctgaacctcggcaagacggagctgctcttcctcccgggaaggactgcccgttccatgatctcgccatcacggttgacaactccattgtgtcctcctcccagagcgctaagaaccttggcgtgatcctggacaacaccctgtcgttctcaactaacatcatggcggtggcccgttcctgtaggttcatgctctacaacatccgcagagtacgaccctgcctcacacaggaagcggcgcaggtcctaatccaggcacttgtcatctcccgtctggattactgcaactcgctgttggctgggctccctgcctgtgccattaaacccctacaactcatccagaacgccgcagcccgtctggtgttcaaccttcccaagttctctcacgtcaccccgctcctccgctctctccactggcttccagttgaagctcgcatccgctacaagaccatggtgcttgcctacggagctgtgaggggaacggcaccgcagtacctccaggctctgatcaggccctacacccaaacaagggcactgcgttcatccacctctggcctgctcgcctccctaccactgaggaagtacagttcccgctcagcccagtcaaaactgttcgctgctctggccccccaatggtggaacaaactccctcacgacgccaggacagcggagtcaatcaccaccttccggagacacctgaaaccccacctcttcaaggaatacctaggataggataagtaatccttctcaccccccttaaatgatttagatgcactattgtaaagtggctgttccactggatgtcataaggtgaattcaccaatttgtaagtcgctctggataagagcgtctgctaaat
Proteins encoded in this region:
- the LOC135541678 gene encoding signal transducer and activator of transcription 1-alpha/beta-like, coding for MAQWCQLELLESKYQEQVHQLYDDSFPMDIRQYLSKWIESIDWDTVAVDESLATVRFHDLLARLDDQHSRFALEKDLLRQHNIRKFKGNLQDRFQKDPVHMAMIISRNLKEERRILAAAKSIETDRENTQTTMVLEKQNLDNKVKDMKNKVQEADQNIKSLEYLQDEHDFKENTLKNREHEMNWLTPKQLEHEKLQIVEMCFKLKFKRVEVVGQLAEVLNMAEAVQSHLISEELPEWKKRQQSSCIGGPPNACLDQLQNWFTAVAESLQQVRQQLKELQELEQKYTYDNDPIKQHKGFLEGRALALFRNLLEHSLVVERQPCMPTHPQRPLVLQTKMPFTVKLRFLVKLQEFNYQLKVKALFDKDVTENKGFRKFNILGTNTKVMTMEESNGSLAAEFFELNLQEQRVTGRGKKEGPLIVTEELHCICFESELRQSGLEIKLGTISLPIVVISNCNQLPSGWASILWYNMLTSEPQDLEFFLSPPTVSWGQLSEVLSWQFSSVTKRGLNDEQLGMLADKLLGQKAQRNPEGLISWTMFGAVKSLRKNSVPFCLWIEDILDLIKRHLLSLWNDGCILGFVSKERAKAMLTGKCPGTFLLRFSESSRGGAITFTWVEHDLTDRRPE